A single genomic interval of Trichosurus vulpecula isolate mTriVul1 chromosome 6, mTriVul1.pri, whole genome shotgun sequence harbors:
- the LOC118853462 gene encoding olfactory receptor 4C15-like, translated as MENQSQVTEFILLGLTQNPVVQKIIFIVFLLFYLATLGGNLFIMVTITSSPSLFASPMYFFLAFLSFLDACFSSVIVPKVIVDSFFEKKTISFEGCMTQVFAEHFFGAAEVIVLTAMAYDRYVAICKPLHYVTIMSRRICLLLAGVAWAGGFLHSIIQMFFILPLPFCGPNVINHFMCDLYPLLELACTDTDDLGFMVLANSGFICILIFFLLLVSYGVILYTLRTYSAEGRRKALSTCSSHITVVLMLFIPCIFEYARPPTTFSFDKMVEIFYTILTPFLNPFIYTFRNMEVKNAMSQLCWSKVHFIKK; from the coding sequence ATGGAAAATCAAAGCCAAGTGACTGAGTTCATTCTCCTGGGACTTACTCAAAATCCAGTTGTTCAGAAAATCATATttattgtgtttttgttgttctacCTTGCAACTCTTGGGGGAAACTTATTTATTATGGTGACCATTACTAGCAGCCCCTCACTCTTTGCTTCCCCTATGTACTTCTTCTTGGCCTTTCTGTCATTCTTGGATGCATGTTTCTCCTCAGTCATTGTTCCCAAGGTCATAGTAGACTCTTTCTTTGAGAAGAAAACCATCTCCTTTGAAGGCTGCATGACTCAGGTTTTTGCAGAACATTTTTTTGGTGCTGCTGAAGTTATTGTCCTCACAGCCATGGCCTATGACCGGTACGTGGCCATCTGTAAGCCCTTACACTATGTGACCATCATGAGTAGGCGTATATGCTTATTACTTGCAGGGGTGGCCTGGGCAGGAGGATTCCTGCACTCTATCATCCAAATGTTCTTCATATTACCATTACCATTTTGTGGCCCCAATGTAATAAATCACTTCATGTGTGACTTGTACCCTTTGCTGGAACTAGCCTGTACTGATACAGATGACCTTGGATTTATGGTGCTAGCCAACAGTGGGttcatttgtattttaatttttttcctcttacttgTCTCTTATGGAGTCATCCTGTACACCCTGCGGACATACAGCGCAGAAGGACGACGGAAAGCCCTCTCCACCTGTAGTTCCCATATAACAGTTGTGCTTATGTTATTTATTCCATGCATATTTGAGTATGCAAGGCCTCCCACCACTTTCTCCTTTGATAAGATGGTAGAAATATTTTACACTATTCTGACACCTTTTTTAAACCCCTTCATCTATACCTTTAGAAATATGGAGGTAAAAAATGCCATGAGTCAGTTGTGTTGGAGTAAAgtacattttataaaaaaataa